In Oryzias melastigma strain HK-1 linkage group LG16, ASM292280v2, whole genome shotgun sequence, a single genomic region encodes these proteins:
- the tap1 gene encoding antigen peptide transporter 1: MPKMSPFVPLLCVCLDVCTVHALRLAHFSLLLRTHPFFTLWAGALIRASILVFLAFTFPGCPPWTRSSRGLQSIGVLCFHFPVYVALMWLLGGSVVEELWGWHSWERVFQGYAVTAVALLYFIKASSAWSKAPPKTSGPDTRASLNRLMGYMRPYLARFVFVLAMVILSSYGEMAIPKYTGRMTDWIIDDESPEAFSQAITIMTLMTIGSAVFEFVCDLVYNITMSLIHTSVQAAVFQAVLRQEIAFFDATPTGVLVSRITTDTNDMSEALSEELSLLMWYTGRFAFLLFFMVSQSWKMTLLTCMGLPIIWVIPELTGHFHQITAKKVQESLAKANQVATETFSCMKTVRSFANEDGETEKYRKRLEETYSLNKQEAAAYAATTWANSITTLALKVCILYYGGTLVTRGAVSSGDLVSFVLYELQFTSAVESVMRYYPEVKKAIGASEKIFEYLDRKPQKPPSGTLEPKVLKGHVQFKNVSFSYSGKSDESGLVLKDVSLEIKPGQITALVGLNRSGKTTCVKLLERFYQPQSGEILLDGNALHSYKDEFLHEKIAVVSQDCVLFARSVRENIKYGYEQATDEEMFTAAKQASAHQFIEKLTKGYDTDAGERGGQVSGGQKQRIAIARALIRKPKILILDNATSDLDVENEHQVRQTLISLKKNCSVLMISNKMSVAKEADHIIVLDSGEVKEDGSHQELMERGGLYAALVEKQEQGISRQEEENAEEELTA, encoded by the exons ATGCCTAAAATGAGCCCCTTCGTCCCTCTGCTCTGCGTCTGCCTGGACGTCTGCACGGTGCACGCCCTCCGCCTGGCCCATTTCTCCCTTCTGCTGCGCACCCATCCCTTCTTCACCCTGTGGGCGGGGGCCCTGATCAGGGCCTCCATCCTGGTCTTTCTCGCCTTCACCTTCCCCGGGTGCCCCCCATGGACGAGGAGCTCCCGGGGCCTCCAGAGCATAGGGGTCCTTTGCTTCCACTTCCCGGTCTACGTGGCTCTTATGTGGCTGCTGGGGGGCTCCGTGGTGGAAGAACTGTGGGGGTGGCACAGCTGGGAGAGG GTATTCCAGGGGTACGCGGTGACGGCGGTGGCGCTGCTCTACTTCATCAAAGCCTCGTCCGCGTGGTCAAAGGCACCGCCCAAGACGTCTGGACCGGACACCAGAGCCTCTCTGAATCGCCTGATGGGATACATGCGGCCTTACCTGGCCCGCTTTGTTTTCGTCCTGGCTATGGTAATCCTGTCGTCCTACG GGGAGATGGCCATCCCAAAGTACACCGGCCGGATGACGGACTGGATCATTGATGACGAGTCCCCGGAGGCGTTCTCCCAGGCCATCACCATCATGACACTGATGACCATCGGCAG TGCCGTTTTTGAGTTTGTGTGCGACCTTGTGTACAACATCACCATGAGCCTCATCCACACCTCCGTGCAGGCGGCCGTCTTCCAGGCCGTGCTCAGGCAGGAGATCGCTTTCTTTGACGCCACTCCCACCG GTGTTCTAGTTTCTCGCATCACTACGGATACCAACGACATGAGCGAGGCTCTGAGCGAAGAGCTGAGCCTCCTGATGTGGTACACAGGACGCTTCGCCTTCCTGCTCTTCTTCATGGTCAGCCAGTCCTGGAAAATGACCCTGCTCACCTGCATGGGCCTCCCCATCATCTGGGTCATCCCAGAGCTCACCGGACACTTCCACCAG ATCACCGCTAAGAAGGTTCAGGAGTCGCTGGCCAAGGCCAACCAGGTTGCCACGGAGACCTTCTCCTGCATGAAGACCGTCAGGAGCTTTGCCAACGAGGATGGCGAGACAGAGAAGTACAGGAAGAGGCTGGAGGAAACGTATTCTCTGAACAAACAAGAGGCTGCAGCGTACGCTGCCACAACCTGGGCTAACAGC ATAACAACTCTGGCCCTGAAGGTGTGCATCCTGTACTACGGCGGGACGCTGGTGACCAGGGGGGCGGTCAGCAGTGGAGATCTGGTTTCCTTCGTTCTGTACGAGCTGCAGTTCACCTCTGCTGTCGAG TCTGTCATGCGGTACTACCCAGAGGTGAAGAAGGCCATCGGTGCCTCTGAGAAGATCTTTGAATATTTGGACCGCAAACCTCAGAAGCCTCCTTCAGGCACACTGGAACCCAAGGTCCTGAAAGGACACGTTCAGTTCAAAAACGTGTCGTTTTCCTATTCTGGAAAGAGCGATGAGAGCGGTCTTGTTCTGAAG GATGTTTCTCTGGAAATAAAACCCGGTCAGATCACCGCGCTCGTAGGACTGAACCGGTCCGGGAAGACCACCTGTGTCAAACTGCTGGAGAGGTTCTACCAGCCGCAGTCAGGAGAGATCCTTCTGGACGGGAACGCTCTGCACAGCTACAAAGACGAGTTCCTGCATGAAAAG ATCGCCGTTGTGAGTCAGGACTGCGTCCTGTTTGCTCGCTCCGTTCGGGAGAACATCAAGTACGGCTACGAACAGGCCACAGATGAGGAGATGTTCACGGCAGCCAAGCAGGCCAGCGCCCACCAGTTCATCGAGAAGCTGACGAAAGGATACGACACAG ATGCTGGTGAAAGAGGGGGGCAGGTATCTGGAGGACAGAAGCAGCGCATCGCCATCGCGCGGGCTTTGATCAGGAAACCAAAGATTCTGATTCTGGACAACGCCACCAGTGACCTGGATGTGGAGAACGAGCACCAG gtcCGCCAGACCCTGATAAGCCTGAAGAAGAACTGCTCGGTGCTGATGATTTCCAACAAGATGAGCGTGGCGAAGGAAGCAGACCACATCATTGTTCTGGACAGCGGGGAGGTGAAGGAGGACGGCAGCCACCAGGAGCTCATGGAGAGAGGCGGTCTTTACGCCGCACTGGTGGAAAAGCAGGAACAAGGCATTTCCCGTCAAGAAGAAGAGAACGCCGAGGAAGAGCTAACCGCTTAA